The sequence CGTACCTGCGGATTTTCGATTTCTGGCGCTGCCGCGAGCAGAACCGGATCATGGACGAGGTCTGCGAGCACCTGGACCGGGCCATCGAGATCGCCCGTCCCGCCGGGGTGCGCCTTCTGGTGGAGAACGAATACTCCTGCCACACCGGCACCGGGGCCGAGATGGCCGGCCTGCAGAAAAAGATCAACCACCCTTACCTGGGTTTCATCTGGGACCCGATGAATTGTCTTGTCGCCGGGGTGGACCCCTATCCGGCCGAGTACGACAAGCTGGACAAGGCCCGTGTGTTCCACGTGCACATCAAGGACGCGCTCAAGGACCCGTCCGAGGGACGCTACAAGGCGGTGCGGGTGGGAGCGGGCCAGGTGGACTGGGTCGGCCAGTTCCGGGCGCTGCTGGTTGACGGGTTCCGGGGCACGCTCAGCCTGGAGACCCATTACAACGGGGCGGACGGCACCCGGCGTTCGGCCAGCCTGGAGTCGATGACCTCGATCTTCGAGCTGATAAAAAAAGCCTGAGGCGGACGGCCGGAACAGGTTTGCCGATGGAATTGCTATGTTTGGTGTAGTGGCACGGTGCACCGTGCCCTAAAAAGCATTTTGTTCTCTTAGTTACGGCACAGAGAACCAGAAACCATTGGGGGGCCGTAAACTCGCCCGATCCCTTTGAGTTTTCCCTCCTGCGGTGTGCAAGGAGCTTTTGCACGCTGCCTTGGGTGCGGGGCGCCGCTGGCGCTGATTGCCCACCGGGCCTGGGCGGCTGGATTCGCCTTCGATGTGCCCGGCGCTTTTTCTCCGCTCCCCCGGTACGGCTCGGACATACGGCCCCCTGCGTCCCTGCGGGCCGCTCATGGGATTCAAGCCTTCGATGGGGATGTAATCCATCAAATCGCGTACGCTGCGCCGTGCCCCGGCATTGTCCCGCCATTCCCCTGGAAAACAAAGAGGGGCGGGTTATAAACCCGCCCCTACGTTTTTATCCTCATTGATCAGTCAGCTTTCAGCGCACGCCCGGGTCCACCTCCCACAGCCCGAACCGGTTGCCGTCCTGGTCCTCCAGGATGGCGAAACGCCCCATGCCCGGCACGAGCGTCTCAGGGACAATCACCTTGGCCCCCAGGCCCGTGGCTTTCAGGACATAGGCCTTGAGCGAGTCCACGGAGATGTAGTTCATCCAGCGGTGCCCGGGGTTCTGGCGTCCCAGCAGGCCGCCGGAGGGGCCCTGCCCGCCGGTCTTGATCTGCCAGTAGGGACTGTCCCCCAGGCTCAGCTCCTGGAATGTCCAGCCGAACAGCTCGCCGTAGAACTCCCGCGCCCGGTCTACCGAGTCGCTCGGTATCTCGAAATGGCAGATATCCGGCATGCTCCGCTCTCCTTGTCCATTGGGGGCCGCGCGCGCTGATGCCTGCCGCAGGCGGTCCGGGTTTATTTGTCAGTGGCGAAGGTGGTGAAGTTTTTCACCCCCCAGCCCTGGACTGCCAACTGCGGGATGTGGAAATTGTGGTGCACTCCGGCGAAAGCCTGGGCGTTGGGGCCCCAGGCCAGAAGCGGCACCGCGCCGCCGGTGTGGTCGCCGTGGGTCCAGCCGGCGGTGATCGTACCCTCTTTCTCGTTGGCCTCGTTGATCGCCAGGCCGCCGGTCTCGTGGTCCGCGGTCACCAGCACCAGCGTGCTCCCGTCCTTCCCGGCGAAAGCCACGGCCTTGGCCACGGCGCGGTCGAAATCGAGCGTCTCATCCACGTTGCCCTGCAGGTTATTGGCGTGGCCCTCCCAGTCGATCTGGCTGCCCTCGACCATCAGGAAAAAGCCTTTCTGGTTGCGGCTGAGCACCTTGATCGCGTCCTCGACCATCTCGGGCAGGGGAATCTCGCGCTGCGGGGCCTTGGCCATGTGCATCGGGACAAACAGGCCGGCCACGGACTGCACCTTGTTCAGGTCGAGGGCGCGGAACTGTTCCACCGTGGTGACCACGGTCATGCCGCGCTTGCGCATGGCGGCCAGCAGGTCGAGATCGTCATCGCGAAAACTTTCCCGGTCCGAGGCGGGCAGGAAATAGCCGCGTCCTCCGCCCAGAAGCACATCCACCGGGGCGACGCTGATCTGGCGGGCGATCTCCCACTCGTTGACCCGGCTCCTCACG comes from bacterium and encodes:
- a CDS encoding sugar phosphate isomerase/epimerase yields the protein MKRRDFLYGLPAALGAAALLGRAGNAQAAWLSHFALGAISDEIDPDVEKAFTFLRQFGLGWVEIRDVWGAYVTDIDSATLERLKGVIDSSGLRVSVVDTALFKTTLPGTHPDQGQSDQYPYAVQFDLLKRAVEKAVALQAPYLRIFDFWRCREQNRIMDEVCEHLDRAIEIARPAGVRLLVENEYSCHTGTGAEMAGLQKKINHPYLGFIWDPMNCLVAGVDPYPAEYDKLDKARVFHVHIKDALKDPSEGRYKAVRVGAGQVDWVGQFRALLVDGFRGTLSLETHYNGADGTRRSASLESMTSIFELIKKA
- a CDS encoding VOC family protein; this encodes MPDICHFEIPSDSVDRAREFYGELFGWTFQELSLGDSPYWQIKTGGQGPSGGLLGRQNPGHRWMNYISVDSLKAYVLKATGLGAKVIVPETLVPGMGRFAILEDQDGNRFGLWEVDPGVR
- a CDS encoding alkaline phosphatase, with the translated sequence MKRYLHLALVALLALSLHVYAADQNDTVKISSFAQVGDATAIQNVKPVKNIIILIGDGMGFNAVGAARAASFGRGAGLTMDSPQALGQSLTWSLSDDFITDSGAGGTAISCGLRTTNGRIGADKDGRPVKTILELAKSLGKSTGVVVTCSVTHATPADFLAHVRSRVNEWEIARQISVAPVDVLLGGGRGYFLPASDRESFRDDDLDLLAAMRKRGMTVVTTVEQFRALDLNKVQSVAGLFVPMHMAKAPQREIPLPEMVEDAIKVLSRNQKGFFLMVEGSQIDWEGHANNLQGNVDETLDFDRAVAKAVAFAGKDGSTLVLVTADHETGGLAINEANEKEGTITAGWTHGDHTGGAVPLLAWGPNAQAFAGVHHNFHIPQLAVQGWGVKNFTTFATDK